One Psychrosphaera aestuarii DNA window includes the following coding sequences:
- a CDS encoding DUF3429 domain-containing protein: MNTVSNESTIDSSLQSTVTLFSYCGLLPFLYFAACAWFPGLNLFETEPLTVFRAYSAVILSFLAGTLWVFGLIATQYQQQVEVRSKSLIWSAIFLSVIAWGNLFIAGKAALFVAGLLFLVVWQIEQKTELTKCYPAWYTELRAKLSMIVGALHIIIWLTIS, encoded by the coding sequence ATGAATACAGTTTCAAACGAATCAACAATTGACTCATCACTACAAAGTACGGTTACTCTATTTAGTTATTGTGGGTTGTTACCATTTTTATACTTTGCAGCTTGTGCTTGGTTCCCAGGGTTAAATTTATTTGAAACCGAGCCATTAACCGTTTTTAGGGCATATAGTGCCGTCATTCTCAGCTTCTTGGCTGGCACGCTGTGGGTGTTCGGATTAATTGCAACGCAATATCAACAGCAAGTTGAAGTGCGAAGCAAAAGTTTAATTTGGTCCGCTATATTTCTGTCGGTGATCGCTTGGGGAAATCTATTTATCGCCGGTAAGGCCGCACTTTTTGTAGCAGGCTTGTTATTTTTAGTGGTTTGGCAAATAGAGCAAAAAACTGAGTTAACAAAGTGTTATCCAGCTTGGTATACTGAACTTAGAGCAAAGCTAAGCATGATAGTGGGCGCCCTACATATTATTATCTGGTTAACTATTAGCTAA